In one window of Shewanella goraebulensis DNA:
- a CDS encoding amino acid aminotransferase codes for MIFSQVPQAPADPILGLTDAFKKDTRKEKVNLGVGIYKDEAGQTPVLKSVKKAEAILLEAEKTKNYLGIEGVEQYNAVVQTLLFGQDSDIITNKRAYTAQAPGGTGSLRVAAEFLVRNTESKTLWVSNPTWANHQNIFQTAGLEIKEYGYYKAETHAMDFDAMLTDLHGAKAGDLVLLHGCCHNPTGIDLDASQWEVIGQLCADKELVPLFDFAYQGFGAGIEEDAQGLRIVAAKVPELLIANSFSKNFGLYNERIGAVTIVAADEPAAQKSFSQIKKTIRATYSNPPAHGGLIVSTILSDDALRQEWEAELTEMRQRIAEMRTLFVDTLKSEGVEQDFSFISRQNGMFSFSGLNKDQVNRLKEEFAVYIVGSGRISVAGMTKQNVPVICKAIAQVL; via the coding sequence ATGATATTTTCTCAGGTCCCTCAAGCTCCAGCCGATCCTATCTTAGGTTTAACAGATGCCTTTAAAAAAGACACTCGAAAAGAGAAAGTCAATTTAGGTGTGGGTATTTACAAAGACGAAGCAGGGCAAACGCCAGTGTTAAAGTCGGTAAAAAAAGCTGAAGCCATTTTATTAGAAGCTGAGAAAACAAAAAACTATCTTGGAATCGAAGGTGTAGAACAATACAACGCTGTTGTTCAAACATTATTATTTGGCCAAGACAGTGACATCATTACAAACAAACGCGCTTATACAGCCCAAGCTCCAGGCGGAACAGGCTCATTAAGAGTTGCAGCGGAATTCTTAGTTAGAAATACAGAGTCAAAAACATTATGGGTCAGTAATCCAACTTGGGCTAACCATCAAAATATCTTTCAGACAGCTGGTTTAGAGATAAAAGAGTATGGTTATTATAAAGCTGAAACCCATGCCATGGATTTTGACGCAATGTTGACTGATTTACATGGCGCTAAAGCAGGTGATCTTGTGTTATTACATGGCTGTTGTCATAACCCGACAGGTATCGATTTAGATGCTTCGCAATGGGAAGTGATTGGCCAATTATGTGCTGATAAAGAACTTGTGCCATTATTTGATTTTGCATATCAAGGTTTCGGAGCAGGTATAGAAGAAGATGCTCAGGGCTTACGCATTGTAGCGGCTAAAGTGCCAGAGCTATTAATTGCCAATTCATTTTCAAAAAACTTTGGTTTATACAATGAACGTATTGGTGCTGTAACAATCGTTGCAGCAGATGAGCCAGCAGCTCAGAAAAGTTTCAGCCAAATTAAGAAAACCATTCGAGCTACATACTCAAACCCGCCAGCACATGGCGGTTTAATTGTCAGCACAATTTTATCTGATGATGCTTTACGTCAAGAATGGGAAGCAGAGTTGACTGAAATGCGCCAACGTATCGCAGAAATGCGTACGTTGTTTGTCGATACTTTAAAGTCTGAAGGCGTAGAGCAAGACTTTAGCTTTATCTCACGCCAAAATGGCATGTTTAGCTTCTCTGGCTTAAACAAAGATCAAGTAAATCGTTTAAAAGAAGAGTTTGCTGTTTATATTGTTGGTTCAGGTCGTATTAGTGTTGCTGGCATGACTAAACAAAATGTCCCTGTGATCTGTAAAGCGATTGCGCAAGTTCTGTAA
- a CDS encoding glyceraldehyde-3-phosphate dehydrogenase — MSADKHLQSWQERFEMAEAMQPLLGKLYRNQGVEVLVYGKPLLNASTIEIIKAHRLVRRHIGEKLRLRESFPFVEALSKLSVKHCKVDIGKLAINYWRDNADASQIQAYMTKELEQGLNFGDDVDSKDVVLYGFGRIGRLLARLMIEKTGKSNKLCLRAIVLRGGKKGDLEKRASLLRRDSVHGPFNGSVEVDEENNAIIANGTYIQIIYANSPDQVDYTQYGINDALVVDNTGIWKDEDGLGLHLKSKGASKVLLTAPAKGAIKNVVYGVNENDILPEDMIVSAASCTTNAITPVLKAVNDKYGIENGHVETIHSYTNDQNLIDNYHSADRRGRSAPLNMVITETGAAKAVAKALPVMEGKLTGNAIRVPTPNVSMAIISVNLNGETNREELNEYLKDIALTSDLKNQVDYTDSTEIVSSDLVGSRYAGVVDSQATIADGKRAILYVWYDNEFGYSCQVVGVMQKMLGLTTLSLPEA, encoded by the coding sequence ATGAGCGCTGATAAACACCTACAAAGTTGGCAAGAACGTTTCGAAATGGCTGAGGCTATGCAGCCTTTACTAGGTAAACTGTACCGTAATCAAGGCGTTGAAGTCTTAGTTTATGGTAAACCACTTTTAAACGCATCTACAATTGAAATTATTAAAGCTCATCGACTAGTTCGTCGTCACATTGGCGAAAAATTACGCCTACGTGAAAGCTTTCCGTTCGTCGAAGCATTAAGCAAGTTATCAGTAAAGCACTGTAAAGTGGACATTGGCAAGTTAGCCATTAATTACTGGCGTGATAATGCTGATGCATCACAAATTCAAGCCTACATGACTAAAGAGCTGGAACAAGGCTTGAACTTTGGTGATGACGTTGATTCGAAAGATGTTGTTCTTTATGGCTTTGGACGAATCGGTCGTTTATTAGCACGTCTAATGATAGAAAAGACAGGTAAGAGTAATAAGCTTTGTTTACGTGCTATCGTTCTGCGTGGCGGTAAAAAAGGTGATTTAGAGAAGCGTGCTAGCTTATTACGTCGTGATTCAGTTCACGGACCATTTAATGGTTCTGTAGAAGTTGACGAAGAAAATAACGCGATTATTGCTAATGGTACCTACATTCAAATTATTTACGCGAATTCACCAGATCAAGTCGATTACACCCAATACGGTATTAACGATGCTTTAGTTGTTGATAATACTGGTATTTGGAAAGATGAAGATGGCTTAGGTCTTCACCTTAAGAGTAAAGGTGCAAGCAAAGTATTGTTAACTGCACCGGCTAAAGGCGCGATTAAAAACGTGGTTTACGGCGTAAATGAAAACGATATCTTACCTGAAGATATGATTGTTTCAGCTGCTAGCTGTACAACCAATGCTATTACACCTGTCCTTAAAGCGGTAAATGATAAGTATGGTATTGAAAATGGTCACGTTGAGACTATTCATTCATACACTAATGACCAAAACCTAATTGATAATTACCATAGTGCTGACCGTCGTGGACGCAGTGCACCATTAAACATGGTAATCACTGAAACAGGTGCCGCAAAAGCAGTAGCTAAAGCATTACCAGTAATGGAAGGTAAGTTAACTGGCAACGCGATTCGTGTTCCAACACCTAACGTTTCAATGGCAATCATTAGCGTTAACTTAAATGGTGAAACAAATCGTGAAGAATTGAATGAATATCTTAAAGATATTGCATTAACTTCAGATCTTAAAAACCAAGTTGATTACACAGACTCTACTGAAATCGTATCAAGCGACTTAGTTGGTTCTCGTTACGCTGGTGTTGTTGACTCTCAAGCAACAATCGCTGACGGTAAACGTGCAATTTTATATGTTTGGTATGACAACGAATTCGGTTATAGCTGTCAGGTTGTTGGTGTTATGCAGAAGATGCTTGGTCTAACGACATTGTCTTTGCCGGAAGCATAA
- a CDS encoding DUF2989 domain-containing protein encodes MNKSLVIITSFSLFAALFGLFGCDVGRNSGSICKKNPELCADLHKDSWCLVEKGDLIRSRYQLKVTETPSGKQLYDQLIKLESYSNCIELAAGVKHIINTHRTEDRERAYAVSTQNLAQLQEYTKDNPDIYLAYYRWTKFNDFPSRDIVIKAEQAGELTETFMLAQVASHYIKADLARAKLLYLHLLSHVKASNIDSDWLLALATIYRREQNTENEYLLTKANTLMSDNTASEEKLLALIANNNELAMQLNIDALELVKQLNAGKFDTSEIKLRFE; translated from the coding sequence TTGAACAAAAGTTTAGTAATAATTACATCATTTTCATTATTTGCTGCTTTATTCGGCTTATTTGGTTGTGATGTTGGCCGAAATAGTGGCAGCATTTGTAAAAAAAATCCTGAACTTTGTGCTGATTTACACAAAGATAGTTGGTGTTTAGTAGAAAAAGGCGACTTAATTCGGAGTCGTTACCAATTAAAAGTCACAGAAACCCCGTCGGGAAAGCAACTATATGATCAATTAATAAAACTTGAATCTTATAGCAACTGCATTGAGCTCGCTGCCGGTGTAAAACATATAATCAATACACATCGTACTGAGGACAGAGAACGTGCTTACGCTGTAAGTACTCAAAACTTAGCTCAATTACAAGAGTACACTAAAGATAACCCCGATATTTACCTTGCCTATTATCGTTGGACGAAATTTAATGACTTTCCTTCTCGCGATATCGTCATAAAAGCAGAACAAGCCGGTGAGCTGACTGAAACCTTTATGCTAGCTCAAGTTGCCTCTCATTATATTAAGGCTGATTTAGCCAGAGCTAAGTTGCTGTACTTGCATTTACTTTCTCATGTTAAGGCGAGCAATATAGATTCAGATTGGCTGCTCGCGCTCGCAACGATTTATAGAAGAGAGCAAAATACAGAAAATGAGTATTTGTTAACTAAGGCAAATACGTTAATGAGTGACAACACTGCTTCAGAAGAAAAGTTATTAGCGTTAATAGCCAATAATAATGAACTAGCGATGCAACTTAATATTGATGCTTTGGAACTAGTGAAACAACTTAATGCAGGTAAGTTTGATACAAGTGAAATTAAATTAAGATTTGAATAA
- the gap gene encoding type I glyceraldehyde-3-phosphate dehydrogenase, with protein MTIRVAINGYGRIGRNVLRALYESEKDYPIEIVALNDLGDASINAHLTKYDSVHGRFNAKVDHDDEAIYVNGDKILTFQERDPSKLPWEELNVDVVYECTGIFTSKEAVQPHLTAGAKKVIISAPGKNVDATVVYGVNNEVLTSDMTVISNASCTTNCLAPFAKPLNDSVGIESGLMTTIHAYTNDQRLSDVYHTDLRRARAAAMSMIPTQTGAAAAVGLVVPELQGKFDGLAVRVPTVNVSLVDLTFQASRDTTVEEINQIVADAAKTSPLNEALAINVEPLVSIDFNHNAFSSNFDATQTRVNGRLVKVMAWYDNEWGFSNRMLDNTVALMTAK; from the coding sequence ATGACTATCCGTGTAGCAATTAACGGCTATGGCCGTATCGGTAGAAATGTTTTACGTGCGCTTTATGAAAGCGAAAAGGATTACCCAATTGAAATCGTTGCTCTAAACGATTTGGGTGATGCTTCAATCAATGCTCACCTTACCAAATATGATTCAGTACATGGTCGTTTCAACGCTAAAGTTGATCATGATGATGAAGCTATCTACGTTAATGGCGATAAAATCCTGACTTTCCAAGAAAGAGATCCTTCTAAATTACCTTGGGAAGAATTAAACGTCGATGTTGTTTATGAATGCACAGGTATCTTTACTTCTAAAGAAGCAGTACAACCACATTTAACAGCAGGCGCTAAGAAAGTTATTATTTCTGCTCCAGGTAAAAATGTTGATGCTACCGTAGTATATGGCGTAAACAATGAAGTGTTAACCAGTGACATGACAGTGATTTCAAATGCATCATGTACTACCAACTGTTTAGCGCCTTTTGCAAAACCGCTAAATGACTCAGTTGGTATTGAATCTGGTTTAATGACAACCATTCATGCTTATACCAATGATCAACGTCTATCAGACGTTTACCACACTGATTTACGTCGTGCTCGTGCAGCAGCTATGTCAATGATCCCAACACAAACCGGTGCTGCTGCAGCAGTAGGTTTAGTGGTTCCTGAACTTCAAGGTAAGTTTGACGGTTTAGCTGTTCGTGTACCAACAGTAAACGTTTCACTGGTTGATTTAACTTTCCAAGCGTCTCGTGACACAACGGTTGAAGAAATAAACCAAATTGTGGCTGATGCAGCAAAAACTTCACCGCTGAATGAAGCGCTTGCCATTAACGTTGAGCCTTTAGTTTCTATCGATTTCAACCATAATGCATTTTCTTCTAACTTTGACGCAACTCAAACACGCGTTAATGGACGACTTGTTAAAGTTATGGCTTGGTATGACAACGAATGGGGTTTCAGCAACCGCATGTTAGATAATACTGTTGCATTAATGACAGCCAAATAA
- the nadA gene encoding quinolinate synthase NadA, which translates to MITSAPNIESIEYPFPAKPALLSDAEKAASKARIKQLLIDQDAVLVAHYYTDPEIQALAEETGGCVSDSLEMARFGRDHPAKKLIVAGVKFMGETSKILSPEKTVLMPTLEATCSLDIGCPIDKFSDFCDAHPDHTVVVYANTSAAVKARADWVVTSSIALEIVEHLDSEGKKIIWGPDRHLGSYIAKETGADMLMWQGDCIVHDEFKAKALRELKIQHPEAAILVHPESPANVVALADAVGSTSQLIKAAQTMSNQEFIVATDRGIFYKMQQAAPGKTLIEAPTGGNGATCKSCAHCPWMAMNGLQAIEASLTATDKTDHEVFVDDELRDDALVPLNRMLNFAKTLNMKVKGNA; encoded by the coding sequence ATGATCACTTCGGCACCGAATATCGAATCTATCGAATATCCTTTTCCTGCAAAACCTGCTTTATTGTCAGATGCTGAAAAAGCGGCTTCAAAAGCAAGAATTAAACAGCTGTTAATCGACCAAGATGCTGTTTTAGTTGCACACTATTACACAGATCCTGAAATCCAAGCACTAGCTGAAGAAACAGGTGGTTGTGTTTCCGACTCATTAGAAATGGCGCGATTTGGCCGTGATCATCCAGCAAAGAAATTAATTGTTGCTGGGGTTAAGTTTATGGGCGAAACATCTAAGATTTTAAGCCCTGAAAAAACGGTATTGATGCCAACTTTAGAAGCAACATGTTCATTAGACATTGGCTGCCCTATCGACAAGTTTTCAGATTTCTGCGACGCCCATCCAGATCATACAGTGGTGGTTTATGCCAATACCTCTGCAGCTGTGAAAGCCCGTGCTGATTGGGTAGTGACGTCTAGTATTGCGCTAGAGATTGTTGAACATCTAGATAGCGAAGGCAAAAAAATTATTTGGGGCCCAGATCGTCATCTAGGTAGTTACATTGCTAAAGAAACTGGCGCGGATATGTTGATGTGGCAGGGCGATTGTATTGTTCATGATGAGTTTAAAGCAAAAGCTTTAAGAGAGCTTAAAATTCAGCATCCAGAAGCTGCTATTTTAGTTCACCCGGAGTCGCCAGCTAATGTTGTTGCTTTAGCTGATGCTGTGGGATCAACTAGTCAGTTAATTAAAGCTGCGCAAACAATGAGTAATCAAGAGTTCATTGTCGCAACCGATCGTGGTATTTTTTATAAGATGCAGCAAGCCGCACCAGGTAAAACACTAATTGAAGCACCAACGGGTGGTAACGGCGCAACTTGTAAAAGCTGTGCCCATTGTCCTTGGATGGCAATGAATGGTTTACAAGCTATTGAAGCTTCACTTACTGCAACAGATAAAACAGACCATGAAGTGTTTGTTGATGATGAATTGCGTGATGATGCGCTAGTACCATTAAACAGAATGCTTAATTTTGCCAAAACTTTAAATATGAAAGTGAAGGGTAACGCGTAA
- a CDS encoding dihydrolipoyllysine-residue acetyltransferase: MIKDFILPDIGEGVVECELVDWMVKEGDVVVEDQPIADVMTDKALVQIPAPHAGVITKLYYAKGEIAQVHAPLYAVELDATSAITTETETESVADPAQVVSQPTTNANSNANAIEEFLLPDIGEGIVECELVEWLVAEGEMVVEDQPIADVMTDKALVQIPAIKNGKIVKLHYRKGQLAKVHEPLFAIEVESTAHATEVTQLVNEANTETTTSVSAEPVAQGKALASPAVRRLARSLDINIANVPGTGKSGRVYKEDVENFANGKTATKPVASQLQSNVNTQTLSTAVASNTSSNMLTASDRVEPIKGVKAVMAKMMVESVSTIPHFTYCEEFDLTELVALRAEMKQRYSSDEVKLTMMPFFMKAMSLAINEFPVLNSQVNSDCTELTYKASHNIGMAVDSKVGLLVPNVKDVQNKSILEVAAEITRLTTAARSGRVSPADLKGGSISISNIGALGGTVATPIINKPEVAIVALGKLQTLPRFNANGEVEARKIMQVSWSGDHRVIDGGTIARFCNLWKQYLEQPQEMLLAMR; this comes from the coding sequence ATGATTAAAGATTTTATTTTGCCTGACATTGGCGAAGGCGTAGTGGAATGTGAACTTGTTGATTGGATGGTAAAAGAAGGCGATGTTGTCGTTGAAGACCAGCCAATTGCTGACGTAATGACAGATAAAGCATTAGTACAAATTCCTGCACCTCACGCAGGTGTTATCACTAAACTTTATTATGCCAAAGGTGAAATTGCGCAAGTCCACGCTCCTTTGTACGCGGTAGAACTAGATGCAACATCAGCTATTACAACGGAAACGGAAACTGAATCAGTTGCAGACCCTGCTCAAGTAGTCAGTCAACCAACTACAAACGCTAATTCTAATGCTAATGCTATCGAAGAGTTTTTATTACCTGATATTGGTGAAGGTATTGTCGAGTGTGAATTAGTTGAATGGTTAGTCGCAGAAGGCGAGATGGTTGTTGAAGACCAACCTATTGCAGATGTGATGACTGATAAGGCGCTTGTTCAAATACCTGCGATTAAAAACGGTAAAATTGTTAAACTACATTACCGTAAAGGTCAGCTTGCAAAAGTACATGAACCGTTATTCGCTATTGAAGTGGAATCAACTGCGCATGCGACTGAAGTAACTCAATTGGTTAATGAAGCAAATACTGAAACAACAACGTCTGTCTCGGCTGAACCAGTGGCACAAGGTAAAGCTTTAGCCAGTCCCGCTGTACGCCGTTTAGCACGTAGTTTAGATATCAATATTGCCAACGTGCCTGGCACAGGTAAGAGCGGCCGAGTCTATAAAGAAGATGTTGAAAACTTTGCCAATGGTAAAACTGCAACTAAGCCAGTAGCATCTCAATTACAGTCCAATGTGAATACACAAACGTTAAGTACTGCTGTAGCATCGAATACTTCAAGCAATATGTTGACTGCATCTGATAGAGTTGAGCCAATAAAAGGCGTTAAAGCTGTTATGGCTAAAATGATGGTTGAGTCAGTTTCGACAATCCCACATTTTACTTATTGTGAAGAATTTGATTTAACTGAGTTAGTGGCATTACGTGCTGAAATGAAACAACGCTACTCATCTGATGAAGTTAAATTGACTATGATGCCTTTCTTTATGAAAGCGATGTCCTTAGCCATTAATGAATTCCCTGTATTAAATAGCCAGGTGAATAGCGATTGTACTGAACTCACCTATAAAGCTAGCCATAATATTGGCATGGCTGTGGACTCAAAAGTGGGTTTATTAGTACCTAACGTCAAAGATGTACAAAATAAATCGATTTTAGAAGTAGCCGCTGAAATTACCCGTCTCACGACTGCAGCAAGAAGCGGTCGCGTCAGTCCTGCTGATTTAAAAGGTGGATCAATTTCAATTTCAAATATTGGTGCTTTAGGTGGAACAGTCGCGACGCCTATTATCAACAAACCGGAAGTTGCTATTGTCGCTTTAGGTAAATTACAAACCTTACCGCGCTTTAATGCTAACGGTGAAGTGGAAGCACGCAAAATAATGCAAGTTAGTTGGTCTGGTGACCACCGAGTTATAGATGGCGGAACTATTGCTCGTTTTTGTAATTTATGGAAACAGTATTTAGAACAGCCACAAGAAATGTTATTAGCAATGCGCTAA
- a CDS encoding alpha-ketoacid dehydrogenase subunit beta: MAEMNMLHAINDALAIAMTADERMVVFGEDVGHFGGVFRATSGLQEKFGRERCFNTPLTEQGIAGFANGLASNGMTAVAEIQFADYIFPAFDQIVNETAKFRYRSGNQFNVGGLTFRTPYGGGIAGGHYHSQSPEAYFTQTPGLKVVIPRNPEQAKGLLLASIRDPNPVIFFEPKRLYRASVGEVPAGDFEIEIGKAEVVKAGNNITLLGWGAQMEILEKAAKMAEKDGISCEIVDLRTLAPWDIDTVATSVKKTGRLLINHEAPLTGGFAGEIAATIQEECFLHLESPISRVCGLDTPYPLILEKEYMPDELKTYEAIKASVNF, from the coding sequence GTGGCTGAAATGAATATGTTACACGCCATCAATGATGCACTAGCCATTGCAATGACTGCTGATGAAAGAATGGTAGTTTTTGGTGAAGATGTGGGTCATTTTGGCGGCGTTTTCCGCGCAACTTCAGGCTTACAGGAAAAGTTCGGCCGTGAACGTTGTTTTAATACGCCACTCACCGAACAAGGTATTGCAGGTTTTGCTAACGGACTTGCTTCCAATGGCATGACAGCCGTTGCTGAAATTCAATTTGCAGATTATATCTTTCCAGCATTTGACCAAATAGTGAATGAAACCGCAAAGTTCAGATACCGCAGTGGCAATCAGTTCAATGTTGGTGGTTTAACATTCAGAACCCCATATGGCGGTGGTATAGCAGGTGGTCATTACCACTCGCAATCGCCAGAAGCTTACTTTACACAAACACCTGGTTTAAAGGTGGTTATTCCTCGTAACCCAGAGCAAGCTAAAGGGTTATTATTAGCTTCGATCCGCGATCCTAATCCGGTTATTTTCTTTGAACCTAAACGCCTATACCGCGCATCTGTAGGTGAAGTTCCTGCAGGTGACTTTGAAATTGAAATTGGTAAAGCAGAAGTAGTTAAGGCAGGTAATAATATAACATTACTTGGATGGGGCGCTCAGATGGAGATACTTGAAAAAGCAGCTAAGATGGCTGAAAAAGATGGTATTTCATGTGAAATTGTCGATTTAAGAACCCTTGCTCCTTGGGATATTGATACTGTAGCTACGTCAGTCAAGAAAACAGGCCGTTTATTGATTAACCATGAAGCGCCTTTAACGGGTGGTTTTGCAGGTGAAATAGCAGCGACAATACAAGAAGAGTGCTTCTTACATTTAGAATCTCCAATTAGTCGTGTTTGTGGTTTAGATACACCTTATCCGCTCATTCTTGAAAAAGAATATATGCCTGATGAACTTAAAACCTATGAAGCGATTAAAGCTTCAGTCAATTTCTAG
- a CDS encoding thiamine pyrophosphate-dependent dehydrogenase E1 component subunit alpha, whose protein sequence is MSNAPLNNETVHRVSFLDKASLHIPILKILQADGTTYENAVMPVIGKALAEKIHDTCVFTRVLDERMLSAQRQGRISFYMTCTGEEASIIGSTAALDDGDVILAQYREHASLRYRGFTTEQFMNQMFSNEKDLGKGRQMPIHYGSNELNYQTISSPLATQIPQATGVAHAFKLQGKRNVAICYFGEGAASEGDFHAGLNMAAVLKSPTIFFCRNNGYAISTPTEEQFAGNGIASRGVGYGMHTIRVDGNDMLAVLAATQQARAHALEHNAPVLIEAMTYRLGAHSSSDDPSGYRSKEEEAKWEQHDPVKRFKLWMINKDWLNEADDAARYEKYREEVLSAVKVAEKVPLPHIDGLITDVLDKPTPVLEKQLAELKQHIKKYPKSYPKSAGRI, encoded by the coding sequence ATGAGCAACGCACCACTGAATAATGAAACAGTGCATCGTGTCAGCTTCTTAGACAAAGCTTCCTTGCACATTCCTATTTTAAAAATTCTGCAAGCAGATGGCACCACTTACGAAAATGCTGTTATGCCAGTCATTGGTAAAGCATTAGCAGAGAAAATTCATGATACTTGTGTTTTTACACGCGTATTAGACGAGCGCATGCTCAGTGCTCAAAGACAAGGCCGTATCAGTTTCTACATGACTTGTACTGGTGAAGAAGCATCTATTATAGGTAGCACTGCAGCATTAGATGATGGAGACGTTATCTTAGCTCAGTACCGTGAACATGCTTCTTTACGTTACCGTGGATTCACTACTGAACAATTTATGAATCAAATGTTCAGTAATGAAAAAGATTTAGGTAAAGGCCGTCAAATGCCAATTCATTACGGTAGTAATGAACTCAATTACCAAACAATTTCATCACCACTTGCCACTCAAATCCCGCAAGCAACAGGTGTTGCACATGCATTTAAGTTACAAGGAAAACGTAACGTAGCCATTTGTTATTTTGGTGAGGGCGCTGCTTCAGAAGGTGACTTCCACGCGGGCCTAAATATGGCTGCAGTACTTAAATCACCGACCATCTTCTTTTGTCGAAATAATGGATATGCCATCTCTACACCAACAGAAGAACAATTTGCAGGTAATGGTATTGCTAGTCGTGGCGTAGGTTACGGTATGCATACAATACGTGTGGACGGAAATGACATGTTGGCTGTACTTGCAGCGACGCAGCAAGCTCGTGCTCACGCTCTTGAGCATAACGCACCTGTGTTGATAGAAGCGATGACTTATCGTTTAGGTGCACACTCATCATCTGATGACCCATCTGGTTACCGCTCTAAAGAAGAAGAGGCGAAGTGGGAGCAACATGACCCAGTTAAGCGCTTTAAACTTTGGATGATTAATAAAGATTGGCTAAACGAAGCAGATGATGCTGCACGTTATGAGAAATACCGTGAAGAAGTACTTAGCGCCGTTAAGGTAGCAGAAAAAGTACCTTTACCGCACATAGATGGTTTGATTACAGACGTATTGGATAAGCCTACACCTGTCTTAGAAAAGCAGCTTGCAGAGCTAAAACAACATATTAAAAAATATCCGAAGTCTTATCCTAAAAGCGCAGGGAGAATATAA
- the astE gene encoding succinylglutamate desuccinylase → MFQQLMDEKDFLAFTLANIDKHIPQHSFTLSNQTTVKIIDNGVISFTPYAGSTKDIVLSCAVHGNETAPIEICNELIQALLEEKIQTVHRVLFLIGNPESILTETRFVEENMNRLFSGAHSMGEGLCNKERIRAKNLEDYVRDFFVDNKTSQRIHYDLHTAIKPSKHEKFAIYPFRPGRSFSQQQIMFLAGCDVDTILFHHEPTTTFSYYSSEQFQADAFTVELGKVMPFGQNDMKKFANTRKMMNQLITQHNIELEAFDSNKVNLYKVSRSVNKHFDDFSFSFPKSTVNFTGFEQGQTLATEGGQEIVIEYPYEAIVFPNENVPVGQRTVLCLIPAPNEDIQ, encoded by the coding sequence GTGTTTCAACAATTAATGGATGAAAAAGATTTTCTAGCTTTTACTTTAGCTAACATCGATAAGCACATACCCCAGCACAGTTTCACCTTATCTAATCAAACAACAGTAAAAATAATAGATAACGGTGTCATTAGTTTTACACCGTATGCTGGTTCTACCAAAGATATCGTATTGTCGTGTGCGGTTCATGGAAATGAGACTGCGCCGATTGAAATTTGTAATGAACTTATTCAAGCATTGCTAGAAGAAAAAATACAAACTGTGCATCGCGTTTTGTTTTTAATCGGTAACCCTGAATCAATTTTAACGGAGACACGATTTGTAGAAGAAAATATGAATCGTCTATTTAGCGGCGCTCATTCAATGGGTGAGGGCTTATGTAACAAAGAAAGAATACGAGCTAAAAATCTAGAGGATTATGTACGTGACTTTTTCGTAGACAATAAAACCTCTCAACGTATTCATTACGATTTACATACTGCGATAAAGCCATCTAAACACGAGAAATTCGCAATTTACCCTTTTAGACCAGGTAGAAGTTTCAGTCAGCAACAAATTATGTTTTTAGCAGGCTGCGATGTGGATACTATTTTGTTCCATCATGAGCCTACAACAACATTTAGCTATTATTCTTCAGAGCAGTTCCAAGCTGACGCATTTACCGTTGAATTGGGTAAGGTAATGCCTTTCGGTCAAAACGATATGAAGAAGTTCGCTAACACTCGTAAAATGATGAATCAATTGATAACTCAACATAATATTGAGTTAGAAGCATTCGATAGTAACAAAGTTAATTTGTATAAAGTTTCTCGTTCAGTCAATAAACACTTCGATGATTTTAGTTTCTCTTTTCCTAAATCGACTGTGAACTTTACTGGTTTCGAACAAGGGCAGACTTTAGCTACAGAAGGTGGCCAAGAAATTGTGATTGAATACCCGTATGAAGCTATCGTTTTTCCAAATGAAAATGTACCTGTAGGACAGCGCACGGTATTATGTTTGATACCAGCGCCTAACGAAGATATTCAGTAA